The following proteins are encoded in a genomic region of Molothrus aeneus isolate 106 chromosome 14, BPBGC_Maene_1.0, whole genome shotgun sequence:
- the LOC136562751 gene encoding BTB/POZ domain-containing protein KCTD12-like has protein sequence MALADPMSCAKGSEDSSPFPDIIELNVGGQVYITRLPTLLSVPGSRLWQMFTQQSVRSLARDSKGRFFVDRDGFLFRYILDYMRDQQLVLPEHFPERGRLQREAEYFMLPELVKLLVPKLSEQNSLGDDPCQSDPEEPSPGADTARSLGSAAATAAPPSTEGRRAGFITIGYRGSYTLGRDSQTDAKFRRVARIMVCGKTSLAKEVFGDTLNESRDPDRPPERYTSRYYLKFTFLEQAFDKLADAGFHMVACNSTGTCAFAHEQTDDRIWTSYTEYVFYRE, from the coding sequence ATGGCCCTGGCAGACCCCATGAGCTGTGCCAAAGGCAGCGAGGacagcagccccttccccgaCATCATCGAGCTGAACGTGGGGGGGCAGGTGTACATCACccggctgcccacgctgctcaGCGTGCCCGGCTCCCGCCTCTGGCAGATGTTCACACAGCAGAGCGTGCGCTCGCTGGCCCGCGACAGCAAGGGCCGCTTCTTCGTGGACCGGGACGGGTTCCTGTTCCGCTACATCCTGGATTACATGCGGGaccagcagctggtgctgcccGAGCACTTCCCGGAGCGCGGCCGGCTGCAGCGCGAGGCCGAGTACTTCATGCTGCCCGAGCTGGTGAAGCTGCTGGTGCCCAAGCTCAGCGAGCAGAACTCCCTGGGGGACGATCCCTGCCAGAGCGACCCCGAGGAGCCGTCCCCTGGCGCGGACACCGCGCGCAGCCTGGGCTCGGCCGCCGCCACGGCCGCGCCGCCCAGCACCGAGGGCCGCAGGGCAGGGTTCATCACCATCGGCTACCGCGGCTCCTacaccctgggcagggacagccagacGGACGCCAAGTTCCGCAGGGTGGCCCGGATCATGGTGTGCGGCAAGACCTCGCTGGCCAAGGAGGTCTTTGGGGACACCTTGAACGAGAGCAGGGACCCGGACAGGCCCCCGGAGAGGTACACGTCCAGGTACTACCTCAAATTCACCTTCCTGGAGCAAGCCTTTGACAAACTGGCCGATGCCGGCTTCCACATGGTGGCCTGCAACTCCACGGGCACCTGTGCCTTCGCCCACGAGCAGACGGACGACAGGATCTGGACCTCTTACACCGAATATGTTTTCTATCGTGAGTGA